The region CCCCCGCCGCTCCTTCTGCATCGACGCCAGCGCCTGCACCAACCGCACCCGCACCGGCGCCCGTTTCGCAGTTCGACGTCGAAGCCAACCTCAGCGAGATGGCCCAGGACAAGGACCTCAACTGGCGCACCTCGATCGTCGACCTGATGAAGCTTCTGGGCATCGATTCCAGCCTCGCCAACCGCAAGGAACTCGCCCAGGAACTCGGCTATACCGGCGCTCTGGATGGCTCGGCCGAAATGAACATCTGGCTCCACAAGGCCACCATGCGCAAGCTCGCGCAGAACGGCGGCAAGGTGCCGGCGTCGATGCTGGATTGAGCGAACGCGGGCTGGAATGCCAGCCCCGCCAAACTCGGTCTACGGGTTCAGTCTCTAATCCGCGAAGAAACCATGCAACTCCGAAAGGGGCACGTCGACTTCCCTGAGAAGCGAGTTCACAATGGCTGGCTTTGATTGGGCAGTGTCGTAGCCGTACGAATCTTGCAATGCATTGGAAAGGTGGCCGATCATATCGGCCATGATCACACCCCCAAGCCTCACGTCCGTCGACTTGGTCGTGGTCAGCGTAGATTCCGACATTCAGCGCGCAATGCAGGCCCTGCTTGGCAATCCAGACGCTAGCCACTTCCAGCGCTTCAGAGTCATCGCGGACCGCTGCTGGTTCGATAAGGTAGTTCGGCACGCTACCCCCGCTTCTCCGCCTTCTTCTTCTTCATCGCATCATGAAAGCGGTCAGCCCAGCCCGGCTTCACCAGCTGCTCTGCCCGCACCATGCGCAATTCGCCGTCGGCGACGTCGCGTGACACTGCGCTGCCTGCCGCGACGATGGCGTCCGCGCCGATCTTGACCGGGGCAATCAGCGCAGAGTTGGAGCCGATGAACGCGCGCTCGCCGATGGTAGTCTTGTACTTGAAGTAGCCGTCATAGTTGCAGGTGATCGTGCCTGCGCCGATGTTGGCCTCAGCCCCCACTTCGGCATCGCCGAGGTAGGTCAGGTGGCTGGCCTTGGCGCCGCGGTGCATCACCGTGTTCTTGACCTCGACGAAGTTGCCGATCTTGACGTCCTCCTCCAGCTTCGCGCCGGGGCGCAAGCGGGCGTAGGGGCCGATATGGACGCCGGGCGAAAGCTCTGCGCCTTCGAGATGGCAGAAGGCATGGATCGTTACGCCATCGGCCACGGTCACGCCGGGACCGAAGAACACGTTGGGCTCGACCGTCACGTCCCGGCCCAGCACCGTATCCCACGAAAACCACACGGTTTCGGGCGCGATCAGCGTTGCGCCATCGGCCATGGCCCGCGCCCGGCGGCGCTGTTGCCAGCGGCCTTCAGCCTCTGCAAGTTCGGCGCGGCTGTTGATCCCGGCGACTTCGTCGGCGTCGTCCGTCACCACCACGGCGCAGGTGCGGCCATCGGCAATCGCGATGTTGACCACGTCGGGCAGGTAGTATTCGCCCTGCGCATTGTCGTTGCCGACCCGCGCCAGCAGGCCGAACAGGTCAGCGCTGCGCACCGCCATCAGCCCCGAATTGCAGACGCGGCACGCGCGCTCTTCCTCGGTCGCATCCTTGTGCTCGACCATCTTCACGATGCGCCCGTCTTCGGCAATCACGCGCCCGTATTGCAGAGTGTCTTGCGGCGCGAAGCCCAGCACCACCGCCGCCGGAGCATCGGCCTCATGCAGCCGCGCGATCATCGCCCGCATCGTCTCGGCCCGCACGAACGGCACGTCGCCATAGAGGATCAGCACGTCGCCATCGAACCCGGCCAGCGCGCCCTCGGCCTGCTGCACCGCATGGGCCGTGCCCAGCTGCGGGTCCTGCACGGCAATCGTGGCCGAGCCGCCCAGCGCCTTCTCCAGCTGCTCGCGCCCGTGGCCCGCCACCACCACCTGCCGTTCAGGCGAGAGTTCGGCCGCGCTCGCCATCAGGTGCTTCACCATCGGCCTGCCCGCGATCGGATGGAGCACCTTGTGCAGGTCGCTCTTCATACGGGTGCCTTTGCCGGCGGCGAGGACGATTATGGCGAGAGGGGTCTGTTCAGTCATGGCCGCACCCTTGCCAGACAAATCTTGCGCTTTCCAGAACAGCAGGCCACTTGGCCACACCATGGCGGATTTTCCTTACCGGATTGTCGGATTCGATCTCGACGGCACCCTGCTCGACACCAGCCGCGACCTTGGCGTTGCGCTCAACCACGCGCTGGCCTTGCCGGTCGGCCACCCGTCCCGCTGGACCAGACCAAGCGCCACATCGGCGGCGGGGCGGCGCAGATGCTGCGCTCGGCGCTGACGGAATCGGGCGGAGTGGACGAGGACGCCTTCCCCGGCCTGCAGGCCAGCCTGATCGAATTCTACGGCCGGAACA is a window of Novosphingobium sp. THN1 DNA encoding:
- the glmU gene encoding bifunctional UDP-N-acetylglucosamine diphosphorylase/glucosamine-1-phosphate N-acetyltransferase GlmU, producing the protein MTEQTPLAIIVLAAGKGTRMKSDLHKVLHPIAGRPMVKHLMASAAELSPERQVVVAGHGREQLEKALGGSATIAVQDPQLGTAHAVQQAEGALAGFDGDVLILYGDVPFVRAETMRAMIARLHEADAPAAVVLGFAPQDTLQYGRVIAEDGRIVKMVEHKDATEEERACRVCNSGLMAVRSADLFGLLARVGNDNAQGEYYLPDVVNIAIADGRTCAVVVTDDADEVAGINSRAELAEAEGRWQQRRRARAMADGATLIAPETVWFSWDTVLGRDVTVEPNVFFGPGVTVADGVTIHAFCHLEGAELSPGVHIGPYARLRPGAKLEEDVKIGNFVEVKNTVMHRGAKASHLTYLGDAEVGAEANIGAGTITCNYDGYFKYKTTIGERAFIGSNSALIAPVKIGADAIVAAGSAVSRDVADGELRMVRAEQLVKPGWADRFHDAMKKKKAEKRG
- a CDS encoding DUF3597 domain-containing protein encodes the protein MSIFSKIMDAISWKGTRPTQTGQTPKPAPTTTPAAPSASTPAPAPTAPAPAPVSQFDVEANLSEMAQDKDLNWRTSIVDLMKLLGIDSSLANRKELAQELGYTGALDGSAEMNIWLHKATMRKLAQNGGKVPASMLD